Proteins encoded by one window of Synechococcus sp. MVIR-18-1:
- a CDS encoding DUF2973 domain-containing protein has protein sequence MLSSLFPLIYGLIFIVLLWQAFRVMGRGFNAAGKPLVAEQVDRTGRLTIHPELLDGEGRLTEEDLLTVRFGGDSEPPNPTAKPGE, from the coding sequence ATGCTCAGTAGCCTGTTTCCTCTCATCTATGGACTGATCTTCATCGTCCTGTTGTGGCAAGCCTTTCGCGTCATGGGACGCGGATTCAACGCTGCTGGCAAACCCCTTGTCGCGGAACAAGTCGACCGGACAGGTCGCCTGACGATTCATCCAGAGCTCCTTGATGGAGAAGGACGTCTTACAGAAGAGGATCTTTTGACTGTGCGATTTGGCGGAGATAGTGAGCCTCCAAATCCAACTGCGAAGCCCGGTGAATAG
- a CDS encoding trypsin-like peptidase domain-containing protein: MLMQPPRAFASAPPQAVAPKSFVAQAVARSGPAVVTLETQRTVRTAGGNGLPRSVMADPFLRRFFGMQSQTAPRSRVERGQGSGVIFDEQGLVLTNAHVVENADRVMVGLPDGRRVAGRVIGQDSLTDLAVVQLETRGPWPTAPLGNSDRLQVGDWAIAVGNPYGLENTVTMGIVSNLNRNMSQLGISGKRLDLIQTDAAINPGNSGGPLLNARGDVIGINTLVRSGPGAGLGFAIPINRARSIASQLVKQGRASHPMVGVGLSTVPAPTPGSSAPPGAVIRSVVPGGPADRGNLRVNDVIVSIDGKSINNPAEVVSAIDRHGVDRPLTLDVMRSGQRITLSMTPVEMTSLRQ; encoded by the coding sequence ATGTTGATGCAACCGCCGCGAGCCTTCGCATCGGCTCCCCCACAGGCTGTCGCACCAAAATCGTTCGTTGCTCAAGCCGTTGCACGCAGTGGACCGGCTGTTGTCACACTTGAAACACAGCGAACGGTCCGGACGGCTGGTGGAAATGGGCTCCCTCGGAGCGTGATGGCGGATCCATTCCTGCGCCGTTTTTTTGGGATGCAATCTCAAACGGCCCCGCGTTCACGGGTCGAGCGCGGGCAGGGCAGCGGGGTGATTTTTGATGAACAAGGGTTGGTCCTGACCAACGCTCATGTTGTGGAGAATGCGGATCGCGTGATGGTGGGACTGCCTGATGGCAGACGCGTTGCTGGTCGGGTGATTGGACAAGACTCGCTGACGGACCTGGCAGTGGTGCAGTTGGAAACCAGAGGGCCATGGCCTACGGCTCCCTTGGGCAACTCAGATCGTCTTCAGGTGGGGGATTGGGCGATCGCTGTAGGAAATCCATACGGCCTTGAAAACACAGTGACGATGGGGATTGTCAGCAACCTCAATCGCAACATGTCCCAACTGGGCATTTCAGGAAAGCGTCTGGATCTCATCCAGACAGACGCTGCGATCAATCCTGGTAATTCGGGTGGCCCGCTGTTGAACGCCCGTGGTGATGTCATTGGGATCAATACCCTCGTGCGCTCAGGACCAGGGGCTGGCCTCGGTTTCGCAATTCCCATCAACAGGGCACGGTCGATCGCCAGTCAGCTCGTTAAGCAGGGAAGGGCGAGTCATCCCATGGTGGGTGTCGGCCTTTCAACGGTTCCTGCTCCTACACCAGGATCGAGTGCTCCTCCTGGAGCTGTGATTCGATCCGTTGTGCCGGGTGGCCCTGCAGATCGTGGAAACTTGCGCGTCAACGATGTGATCGTGTCGATCGATGGAAAATCCATTAACAATCCCGCTGAAGTTGTTTCAGCGATT